taaaccctaaaccctaaaccctaaaccctaaaccctaaaccctaaaccctaaaccctaaaccctaaaccctaaaccctaaaccctaaaccctaaaccctaaaccctaaaccctaaaccctaaaccctaaaccctaaaccctaaaccctaaaccctaaacctaaaccctaaaccctaaaccctaaaccctaaaccctaaaccctaaaccctaaaccctaaaccctaaaccctaaaccctaaaccctaaaccctaaaccctaaaccctaaaccctaaaccctaaaccctaaaccctaaaccctaaaccctaaaccctaaaccctaaaccctaaaccctaaaccctaaaccctaaaccctaaaccctaaaccctaaaccctaaaccctaaaccctaaaccctaaaccctaaaccctaaaccctaaaccctaaaccctaaaccctaaaccctaaaccctaaaccctaaaccctaaaccctaaaccctaaaccctaaaccctaaaccctaaaccctaaaccctaaaccctaaaccctaaaccctaaaccctaaaccctaaaccctaaaccctaaaccctaaaccctaaaccctaaaccctaaaccctaaaccctaaaccctaaaccctaaaccctaaaccctaaaccctaaaccctaaaccctaaaccctaaaccctaaaccctaaaccctaaaccctaaaccctaaaccctaaaccctaaaccctaaaccctaaaccctaaaccctaaaccctaaaccctaaaccctaaaccctaaaccctaaaccctaaaccctaaaccctaaaccctaaaccctaaaccctaaaccctaaaccctaaaccctaaaccataaaccctaaaccctaaaccctaaaccctaaaccctaaaccctaaaccctaaaccctaaaccctaaaccctaaaccctaaaccctaaaccctaaaccctaaaccctaaaccctaaaccctaaaccctaaaccctaaaccctaaaccctaaaccctaaaccctaaaccctaaaccctaaaccctaaaccctaaaccctaaaccctaaaccctaaaccctaaaccctaaaccctaaaccctaaaccctaaaccctaaaccctaaaccctaaaccctaaaccctaaaccctaaaccctaaaccctaaaccctaaaccctaaaccctaaaccctaaaccctaaaccctaaaccctaaaccctaaaccctaaaccctaaaccctaaaccctaaaccctaaaccctaaaccctaaaccctaaaccctaaaccctaaaccctaaaccctaaaccctaaaccctaaaccctaaaccctaaaccctaaaccctaaaccctaaaccctaaaccctaaaccctaaaccctaaaccctaaaccctaaaccctaaaccctaaaccctaaaccctaaaccctaaaccctaaaccctaaaccctaaaccctaaaccctaaaccctaaaccctaaaccctaaaccctaaaccctaaaccctaaaccctaaaccctaaaccctaaaccctaaaccctaaaccctaaaccctaaaccctaaaccctaaaccctaaaccctaaaccctaaaccctaaaccctaaaccctaaaccctaaaccctaaaccctaaaccctaaaccctaaaccctaaaccctaaaccctaaaccctaaaccctaaaccctaaaccctaaaccctaaaccctaaaccctaaaccctaaaccctaaaccctaaaccctaaaccctaaaccctaaaccctaaaccctaaaccctaaaccctaaaccctaaaccctaaaccctaaaccctaaaccctaaaccctaaaccctaaaccctaaaccctaaaccctaaaccctaaaccctaaaccctaaaccctaaaccctaaaccctaaaccctaaaccctaaaccctaaaccctaaaccctaaaccctaaaccctaaaccctaaaccctaaaccctaaaccctaaaccctaaaccctaaaccctaaaccctaaaccctaaaccctaaaccctaaaccctaaaccctaaaccctaaaccctaaaccctaaaccctaaaccctaaaccctaaaccctaaaccctaaaccctaaaccctaaaccctaaaccctaaaccctaaaccctaaaccctaaaccctaaaccctaaaccctaaaccctaaaccctaaaccctaaaccctaaaccctaaaccctaaaccctaaaccctaaaccctaaaccctaaaccctaaaccctaaaccctaaaccctaaaccctaaaccctaaaccctaaaccctaaaccctaaaccctaaaccctaaaccctaaaccctaaaccctaaaccctaaaccctaaaccctaaaccctaaaccctaaaccctaaaccctaaaccctaaaccctaaaccctaaaccctaaaccctaaaccctaaaccctaaaccctaaaccctaaaccctaaaccctaaaccctaaaccctaaaccctaaaccctaaaccctaaaccctaaaccctaaaccctaaaccctaaaccctaaaccctaaaccctaaaccctaaaccctaaaccctaaaccctaaaccctaaaccctaaaccctaaaccctaaaccctaaaccctaaaccctaaaccctaaaccctaaaccctaaaccctaaaccctaaaccctaaaccctaaaccctaaaccctaaaccctaaaccctaaaccctaaaccctaaaccctaaaccctaaaccctaaaccctaaaccctaaaccctaaaccctaaaccctaaaccctaaaccctaaaccctaaaccctaaaccctaaaccctaaaccctaaaccctaaaccctaaaccctaaaccctaaaccctaaaccctaaaccctaaaccctaaaccctaaaccctaaaccctaaaccctaaaccctaaaccctaaaccctaaaccctaaaccctaaaccctaaaccctaaaccctaaaccctaaaccctaaaccctaaaccctaaaccctaaaccctaaaccctaaaccctaaaccctaaaccctaaaccctaaaccctaaaccctaaaccctaaaccctaaaccctaaaccctaaaccctaaaccctaaaccctaaaccctaaaccctaaaccctaaaccctaaaccctaaaccctaaaccctaaaccctaaaccctaaaccctaaaccctaaaccctaaaccctaaaccctaaaccctaaaccctaaaccctaaaccctaaaccctaaaccctaaaccctaaaccctaaaccctaaaccctaaaccctaaaccctaaaccctaaaccctaaaccctaaaccctaaaccctaaaccctaaaccctaaaccctaaaccctaaaccctaaaccctaaaccctaaaccctaaaccctaaaccctaaaccctaaaccctaaaccctaaaccctaaaccctaaaccctaaaccctaaaccctaaaccctaaaccctaaaccctaaaccctaaaccctaaaccctaaaccctaaaccctaaaccctaaaccctaaaccctaaaccctaaaccctaaaccctaaaccctaaaccctaaaccctaaaccctaaaccctaaaccctaaaccctaaaccctaaaccctaaaccctaaaccctaaaccctaaaccctaaaccctaaaccctaaaccctaaaccctaaaccctaaaccctaaaccctaaaccctaaaccctaaaccctaaaccctaaaccctaaaccctaaaccctaaaccctaaaccctaaaccctaaaccctaaaccctaaaccctaaaccctaaaccctaaaaccctaaaccctaaaccctaaaccctaaaccctaaaccctaaaccctaaaccctaaaccctaaaaccctaaaccctaaaaccctaaaaccctaaaaccctaaaccctaaaaccctaaaccctaaaaccctaaaccctaaaaccctaaaccctaaaccctaaaccctaaaccctaaaccctaaaccctaaaccctaaaccctaaaccctaaaccctaaaccctaaaccctaaaccctaaaccctaaaccctaaaccctaaaccctaaaccctaaaccctaaaccctaaaccctaaaccctaaaccctaaaccctaaaccctaaaccctaaaccctaaaccctaaaccctaaaccctaaacccttaaccctaaaccctaaaccctaaaccctaaaccctaaccctaaaccctaaaccctaaaccctaaaccctaaaccctaaaccctaaaccctaaaccctaaaccctaaaccctaaaccctaaaccctaaaccctaaaccctaacccctaaaccctaaaccctaaaccctaaaccctaaaccctaaaccctaaaccctaaaccctaaaccctaaccctaaaccctaaaccctaaaccctaaaccctaaacctaaaccctaaaccctaaaccctaaaccctaaaccctaaaaaccctaaaaaccctaaaaccctaaaccctaaaccctaaaccctaaaccctaaacccaaaaccctaaaccctaaaccctaaaccctaaaccctaaaaccctaaaccctaaaaccctaaaaccctaaaaccctaaaccctaaaccctaaaaccctaaaaccctaaaaccctaaacactaaaaccctaaaaccctaaaaccctaaaacctaaaccctaaaaccctaaaaccctaaaaccctaaaccctaaaccctaaaccctaaaaccctaaaaccctaaaccctaaacctaaaccctaaaccctaaaccctaaaccctaaaccctaaaccctaaaccctaaaccctaaaaccctaaaccctaaaaccctaaaaccctaaaaccctaaaccctaaaaccctaaaccctaaaaccctaaaccctaaaaccctaaacctaaaccctaaaccctaaaccctaaaccctaaaccctaaaccctaaaaccctaaaaccctaaaaccctaaaccctaaaccctaaaaccctaaaccctaaacctaaaccctaaaccctaaaccctaaaccctaaaccctaaaccctaaaaccctaaaaccctaaaaccctaaaaccctaaaccctaaaaccctaaaaccctaaaaccctaaaacctaaaccctaaaaccctaaaaccctaaaaccctaaaccctaaaccctaaaaccctaaaaccctaaaccctaaacctaaaccctaaaccctaaaccctaaaccctaaaccctaaaccctaaaccctaaaccctaaaccctaaaccctaaccctaaaccctaaaccctaaaccctaaaccctaaacctaaaccctaaaccctaaaccctaaaccctaaaccctaaaaccctaaaacctaaaaccctaaaaccctaaaccctaaaaccctaaaccctaaaaccctaaaaccctaaaccctaaaaccctaaaccctaaaccctaaaccctaaaccctaaaccctaaaccctaaaccctaaaccctaaaccctaaaccctaaaaaccctaaaaaccctaaaaccctaaaccctaaaccctaaaccctaaaccctaaacccaaaaccctaaaccctaaaccctaaaccctaaaccctaaaaccctaaaccctaaaaccctaaaaccctaaaccctaaaaccctaaaaccctaaaaccctaaaaccctaaaccctaaaaccctaaaaccctaaaacctaaaccctaaaaccctaaaaccctaaaaccctaaaccctaaaccctaaaccctaaaaccctaaaaccctaaaccctaaacctaaaccctaaaccctaaaccctaaaccctaaaccctaaaaccctaaaaccctaaaccctaaaaccctaaaaccctaaaaccctaaaccctaaaaccctaaaccctaaaaccctaaaccctaaaaccctaaacctaaaccctaaaccctaaaccctaaaccctaaaccctaaaccctaaaaccctaaaaccctaaaaccctaaaccctaaaccctaaaccctaaaccctaaaccctaaaaccctaaaccctaaaccctaaaaccctaaaccctaaaaccctaaaccataaaccctaaaccctaaacccaaaccccaaaccccaaacccgaaaccccaaaccctaaaccctaaaccctaaaccctaaaccccaaaccccaaaccccaaaccccaaacccgaaaccccaaaccccaaaccctaaaccctaaaccctaaaccctaaaacctaaaccctaaatcctaaaccctaaaaccctcaaccctaaaccctaaaccctaaaaccctaaaccctaaaccctaaccctaaaccctaaaccctaaaccctaaccctaaaccctaaaccctaaaccctaaaccctaaattctaaaccctaaaacccgaaaccctaaaccctaaccctaaaccctaaccctgaaACCCTAACCCTGAAACCTAAACCATAAACCCTAAAAAAATCCTAAACCATAAAccttaaaccctaaaacccttttCCTTAGACCCTAAACCCTAGAccgtaaaccctaaccctaaaccctaaactctaaaaccctaaaccctaaactaacctgaaaccctaaaccctaaccctaaaccctaaaccctaaaaccctaaaccttaaaccctaaaccctaaacccttgaAACATCATGTACATCCAAAATCCTTCTCAAATATACTATGATAACTAATCGACCGTCCCTGATGTATCTCTAATAAGATGAACGGTTATGATCAAAATCAAGCCGGAAGCGTTCCGCTCTTTACTGGTCTTTCATCGGCCCATTTATTCGGTATCTCAAGCCCTATAACTGGGTGGGGCGAGAGAATTCTCTAGAACGTCTCTCGATCCCGGAAAACGCCCGTGGGCAGGAAGGCGACCACCCTAGAGCGTATGGACGAAGAAACCCCCCTCGGAGGAAAGCCTAATGGTCATCTTCTCTCGCCTTAAGCCCTACTGCCTCGACCTCCTCGACCTCCTTCGCAACCCTAAGAAGGATGCCTCCTTCCTTGCCGAGATGGTCGACTGCCTCCGAAGCGTCCCCGCCGCCGCCTTCCAGCCCTCTCTCGAGTACGCTTCTCTCCTCACATCCCTGACCGCTTGTCGCCCTTTTGAATCAGAGCGCCCTTGTCTCTAGTGTTTTGACTTTTGCGTCCAAGAACTTGGATCGGAGTTTGATGTTCTTCTTGATGGCTTATTTGATCGGGTTGCTTTCTATTGTTTGCCCGTTATACCTTgttcccttttctccttttgcttgATGCGGCGGTGCAGTGTAGATAAGAGAAGAAGGCTGACTCGGATGGGGATTTTGGGAGTGGCGGTGGCCCATTAGGTGGGCATGCGATCAGTGATTCTGCGGCAGAAGGGATGCTAATGTGCCTACAAGAACTTTTAAAGAAATGCCATTTTGGGTCTGTGAATCAGGTCTGTGCTTCTTGATCATTGTTGTTTTTTTACCTTTTAGTTTATCTTGGTGATAGGACCGGCCACAATCTGTAAATCGATTGGAAATATCAAGAGGTTAAATATGACACGTAGACATGACGGGGGATTGCTGGCTAAACTATGAAACAATCTTTCTATATTTTCATCTTTTGTTCTTAGTTGCATACATAGAgtccttttgttttatttttttgttttcatgCAATTTATGCCCCTATAAATTTGTAATCTAGTAATTAGGCATTCATTTCTTTCGAAAATTCTTTTCTTATAGCTAATTTGCATTGGACCATTATGTAGCTTTCATCttttttaatttgaatgagcCAAATGGGTGTGACCACCAAAACTATGCACACTAATCTTTTTCAGCTTTGCAACTTGATGTTAGTGTTGTTAGTTCCATTAAAATTTGAATTGAACCAACATAAAAATGTAATGTTTCAGATGGTTGTGGTGCTAAAGAAAATTGTCACAGGAGCTATGCTTTCACATTCTGAGGCATCAGAAGAATTTCGTGAAGGAATAATAAGATGCTTTAGGGCGATGCTTCTCAATTTACAACCTTGCTCTGTTAGTTCCTGTTCATGCAAGCAAATGGTTATCATGCCTACATCCAAATCTATTGATGGTGCTATTGTGCATCATAATACTCTCTCGAGGAATTGCGTAGAATCGCTAGAATGTTTGCTAGCATTTCTCCAAGCTCAAAATGCTTCAGCTGCAGTAGGGCATTGGCTATCACTTCTTCTCCAAGTAAGTCGTACAtgctttgtttttattctttttattttattgttgcATTATTTTGGTAATCTAATTTCAGTTACTTATCTGTGTCACTCTCCGGATCTGTTTGCTTTAGTTATTTGTTGTAAATAAatgtccaaaataatttctcttgtTCTCTTAAAGGCTGCTGAACTTGAGGCACTAAGAGGACACCGTGGAAGTGCAAATCTCCGGAAAGAGGCAATTCTTACCTTTCGAGTCCTTGCACACGTTGTATACTTGATTATGAAGTTTTCACAAGCTCTCGAGGCTCAGGTTTGAGAAGACCTAGGTGTTTCTGTAGAGTGTAGACTTTGTGGAATATGAAACATAAGTTAGGATGGTTTTGTTTGATATATGAACTGTTTTAAATTTGACACTTTTGAGTTGGATACATATAGAGGCATGTATTGCATTGTTAAAACTATACAAAGTTTGTCAGACATTGCTTCAAAAGATATCTTGGGCACCAATGTGGGCACTTGCCCAGGTACTCACCTGGACTGGGTTTGGCGATAAGCTCTTCAATTTACCATGTATGTGTTACTTTTGGAGGACAATGCTTGTTCTGTTGCCTAGGAGGTAGCTTATCAGCCTGCTTAAACAGGAGTCTTGATGTAAATGGATAGAACTATGATGATATGTTTAGTGGAGTCATTGACTGTTTACCATATAACTATAAGATATCTCAACTTTTCTTACACCTTCAATCAATGCCATGATTAGCTAAAATTTTATTAAGAGCTGCTttggattattttttttttatgtttcttccATAGCAAGTTGTTGTAACCTACTTAGATGAGATTGCAACaagcagtgattgcaaaaggcgctcgcctaggcgctcgggcgaggcgaggcgaggcccgagcgcctcgctaatgtcccaggcggcgcgcttcaaacaggcgccgcctgggcgctcgcccgagcccaggcgctgggcgcttcgggcgagcgcctgggtaaaccaaggcgaccgaaccagaattttaggtctggttcggtcctggttcggttgttagttggttcaatcgaaccaactaaaccgatataaccccaaccctaaccctaacccaacactaacctgctgccgctgccgctctcgatcccgatcccgatcgcgatctcgtcgctcgctgccactgctcccgctgccgctgtcgctgctcgcgcctcccgcgagccctctcgttgCTCGCgcttcctgcgagccctcccgctgctcgcgcctcccgcgaaccCTCTCGCTGcttgcgtctcctgcgagccctcccgcgagccttcccgctgctcgcgcctccctcgagccaccCCGCTGCTCATGCCTCCAGCGAGCCCTCccacgagccctctcgctgctcgtgtctcctgcgagccttcccgctgctcacgcctccctcgaggccacccgctgctcgcgccttcctctccctttccctttcccgctgccgctcgccgccgctcgccgctgcttcctcgtttctccgtcagcaggtttatactgttaatgtgattatatttattaattatattatatatttttatatttttatttaaaattttaaataattatatttattaattatattttatatttttatatttttatttaaaattttaaataattatatttattaattatattttatatttttatatttttgcgcctcgcttcgctcgggcgagcgcctagcgcctcgggcgtttttggaccttggcgccttttggcgcctagcgctttttaaatcactggcaaCAAGAAGCAAGTCCTTGAAGAGCATGTTAGCAAAacagaggaacatgttaataaaagaaaaaaagggaacGTGTTAATCATTGAATGAAAAAATTGGTCCATTCCCTCATCAATATTTCGTAAGCGAAGTGAGCAGGATCTTTATTATAAATCTGATCGACTAACATTAACTGCTGCTGCTGACTATAGTGATCTTAGGTGTGATTAATtgtcgggaaggccaaaactgcaCCTTATGGGGGTTTGCTGTAGTTCCTGCAGCTGTTTCTGATCATCCCTGATGCAGCAAGACGTCCCTGACTATAATGATCATTTGTTACCTGAATTTGGATCTGTAACATGTGCTCCAATTATTCATGTTGCTGAATTTGGATGCAACAAGACATTGCCTCCTCTCGTCCCTCTCCTCGCAAATCGCCAGATATTGTTCCACTCTCTTTCTTGACCATCTTTcttcgttctttttgtttttttcattCTTCTATTGTTTTGGTTTCTGAAAGGACCTGAGTTCTAGGTTTTCGTTGGGTTTCCATCAAGCTTCTTGGCGCAAATTTTCTCATGGTCCGTTTCTTTCTTGATCAATATTTCTTTAATCTTGTCCTGTCGATGGGTTCTTGACTTCATCTAAGTTTttaggtgtttttttttttttttgtggctagATGAGCGAGGAGCCGTCGGAGGTCGTTGATCGATTGAGGAAACTTTTAAGGATGGGGCTTGTCGATGGAAAGTGGGTAGATGACTACGATGGCAAGACTATTCAGGTATCTATGAAGGCGTGTCTTGAAGGTGTCTTGTTTCTCTTTCAGTTGATGTTCCCTTGGACTAAGAATTGATTGAAGGTGTGAATATTTAGGGTATTCCACGTGGTAGTTTAATATAGTACATTTAAAGAATATCTGTTATTCAATAGGAGAGGGAGATTGATTACGATATTGTTTATGGAATTATAGGATGGTGGTTAAGAAATAGAGAGGTGACGTCGTcgaatatata
The window above is part of the Musa acuminata AAA Group cultivar baxijiao chromosome BXJ1-1, Cavendish_Baxijiao_AAA, whole genome shotgun sequence genome. Proteins encoded here:
- the LOC135615838 gene encoding uncharacterized protein LOC135615838 isoform X5, coding for MLMCLQELLKKCHFGSVNQMVVVLKKIVTGAMLSHSEASEEFREGIIRCFRAMLLNLQPCSVSSCSCKQMVIMPTSKSIDGAIVHHNTLSRNCVESLECLLAFLQAQNASAAVGHWLSLLLQAAELEALRGHRGSANLRKEAILTFRVLAHVVYLIMKFSQALEAQEI
- the LOC135615838 gene encoding uncharacterized protein LOC135615838 isoform X1; translated protein: MLMCLQELLKKCHFGSVNQMVVVLKKIVTGAMLSHSEASEEFREGIIRCFRAMLLNLQPCSVSSCSCKQMVIMPTSKSIDGAIVHHNTLSRNCVESLECLLAFLQAQNASAAVGHWLSLLLQAAELEALRGHRGSANLRKEAILTFRVLAHVVYLIMKFSQALEAQMSDKQASSNLETIHNQKRELLNLFLLFFLMLPLQVLLPWDPFLRQRTLLLYKRRSIYWWTILCVHQS
- the LOC135615838 gene encoding uncharacterized protein LOC135615838 isoform X3, yielding MLMCLQELLKKCHFGSVNQMVVVLKKIVTGAMLSHSEASEEFREGIIRCFRAMLLNLQPCSVSSCSCKQMVIMPTSKSIDGAIVHHNTLSRNCVESLECLLAFLQAQNASAAVGHWLSLLLQAAELEALRGHRGSANLRKEVLLPWDPFLRQRTLLLYKRRSIYWWTILCVHQS
- the LOC135615838 gene encoding uncharacterized protein LOC135615838 isoform X2; this translates as MLMCLQELLKKCHFGSVNQMVVVLKKIVTGAMLSHSEASEEFREGIIRCFRAMLLNLQPCSVSSCSCKQMVIMPTSKSIDGAIVHHNTLSRNCVESLECLLAFLQAQNASAAVGHWLSLLLQAAELEALRGHRGSANLRKEAILTFRVLAHVVYLIMKFSQALEAQVLLPWDPFLRQRTLLLYKRRSIYWWTILCVHQS
- the LOC135615838 gene encoding uncharacterized protein LOC135615838 isoform X4, with product MLMCLQELLKKCHFGSVNQMVVVLKKIVTGAMLSHSEASEEFREGIIRCFRAMLLNLQPCSVSSCSCKQMVIMPTSKSIDGAIVHHNTLSRNCVESLECLLAFLQAQNASAAVGHWLSLLLQAAELEALRGHRGSANLRKEAILTFRVLAHVVYLIMKFSQALEAQEKRV